The Rhodospirillaceae bacterium sequence CAGGGCCAGAGCCCCAAACCGGTAACGATCCCGCGACAAGTAAGCCACCGATAATTGGTGCAAAAATAATTTTGCTAATCCTCGGTAGAAACTTACTCATCAACATTCACCATATCAGTGCGGGACAATCGTTACGGCCCCTCTTCCATTCACACTATTCCACCGCCCGGTTTTTCCCCTGCCTAATTAGGCCGCCCTAACCTCGCTCAGGAATTTCTCCACTTCGTCACGCAGGATTTCCGACTGTTGAGAAAGTTCATTTGCGGAACCCAGCATTTGTGTGGACGCGGCCCCGGTTTCACTTGCCGCCTCTGTTACGCCGCCAATATTAGACGATACTTCGGTCGTTCCCATGGCGGCCTCTTCAACATTTCGGGCGATTTCGTTGGTCGCAGCGCCTTGTTCTTCGACGGCCGCAGCTATTGTCGATGCAATTTCATTGACGTCGCTGATGGTCTTGCCGATGCCTTGGATCGCATCAACGGCATCCTTGGTCGCGCCTTGAATGTCACCAATCTGACTGCCGATTTCATCGGTTGCCTTTGACGTCTGATTGGCCAGGTTTTTGACTTCCTGGGCCACCACCGCAAATCCTTTGCCAGCATCACCAGCCCGGGCAGCTTCGATGGTCGCATTCAGGGCCAACAAGTTGGTCTGTTCCGCAATGTCCGTAATCAGGGAAACCACTTCGCCAATCTTGTTGGCAGCTGTCGCCAGGCCTTGGATCATTTCATCAGCACGTTCCGCTTCTTTCACGGCATCACCCGTGATTTTAGTCGATTCAACCACTTGACGACTTATCTCAGAAATTGAGGCTGAAAGTTCCTCGGCTGCTGTCGCCACGGTTTGAACATTGGATGATGCTCCGTCGGCTGCGTTGGCCACTGCCTGGGACTGAGCACTTGTCTGCTCGGCGGTCGCCGAAAGGGCCTCAGCGGAAGATTGCATCTCGGTTGATGCCGACGATACGGACTGCACAATGCCACCAACCGAACTTTCGAAACCATCGGCCATTTTTAGCATCATGGCTTTCTTTTCTTCCTCAGTCCGTTTTTCCGCCGCCTTCTGCTTTTCTTCGAGCTTGATCCGTTCAACGGCGTTGTCTTTGAACACCTGAACCGCTTGCGCCATGGAGCCGATTTCGTCGCCGCGCTCGGCACCTTCAATCTCAACCGTTGTGTCGCCGGAAGCGAGTACAGACATGGCTTCTGTGATGCCTGCAATAGGACGCGTGATACCCGTGACGATAAAGAAGACCAGCAGTCCCGTGATAACCAGAAGAACCAGGGTCGTAATTCCAGCGGTATAGAAGACTTTTTGAGCAGCATTTCCTTCGTGCGCTGCAAGTTCGACTAAATCAGAAGCGACGCGGTCTTCAACCTGCTTCAGCAGGTCGATCTTCTTGGTAATTGTCCCGTAAGGCTTTTGTTACTAACTTGATCGCCCCCAAGCTGAGTTAAATGAGCAGCGACCCAAGCACAACGAGCCACCGATTAGAAGCGCGATCAACTTGCATTATTTTCTCCTCTAGTAATCATGCGACGTTAGAACCTTAGAACGACGTCGTTCGGAAATATGGGGACACTATTTGGGTCGTCGACATAAATAAGGGGGGGAATTACAATAGATCTCTCCTGAGAATTATTCCTGGAGGTTACACTCTTGGCACCACCCCCATGCGCCTGCGGACGAACTTATCAATCTCAAGGACGATAAAAGCCGGTAGCAAGGTGGGTAGGATTATCAGCCACCATTCGGCAGGAAAAGCGGCCGTCCGGAACATTGAGCTGAACACTGGAGAAATCAGCGGTAGGGACCAAACAAAAATGCAAGTAAGGATACCCAACAATAGCCACTTGTTTGTAAACGGGCTGAAGCTGAAGGCAGAACGGTAGACAGATCGCGCGCTCATGACGAAGCCAAGGTGAACCAGTAGGACAGCCCAAAATGCTGCCGTCTGCGCCTGGGTTAACCTGAGTGGATCAATGACTTTGCCGTCAACAATTGCCGCCGCACCAAAATAGTGAAACACGGCAAAGCCCGTTAGCGCGATGGTTAAGCCCACTAAGAGAACACGCTGCAAAAATAAGCTGCTTGCGATTTTAGCCGCGGGATCGCGAGGAGTTGCATCAAGGATATGTTCGGCCTTGCGCTCCATCAT is a genomic window containing:
- a CDS encoding chemotaxis protein, which codes for MSVLASGDTTVEIEGAERGDEIGSMAQAVQVFKDNAVERIKLEEKQKAAEKRTEEEKKAMMLKMADGFESSVGGIVQSVSSASTEMQSSAEALSATAEQTSAQSQAVANAADGASSNVQTVATAAEELSASISEISRQVVESTKITGDAVKEAERADEMIQGLATAANKIGEVVSLITDIAEQTNLLALNATIEAARAGDAGKGFAVVAQEVKNLANQTSKATDEIGSQIGDIQGATKDAVDAIQGIGKTISDVNEIASTIAAAVEEQGAATNEIARNVEEAAMGTTEVSSNIGGVTEAASETGAASTQMLGSANELSQQSEILRDEVEKFLSEVRAA